The sequence AGGGCAGGGCTTGTGTGTTGTAGGCGTGGTTTAGCGCGAAAGGGGCGGGGCCCTGAGAAGGCATGGGGCGGGAGTGGAGTGAAAGGGGTGGGGCGTGAAGGGGCGGGGCCTTGGGGCGCGAggcgggggcgggaggggctgagggggagcCCTGAGGGGGGACTGGGAAGGGCTGAGGCGCCTCCGGCGGGCCCGCCAGGCTGAGAGTCTCGGGGCTTCCTGGGGCGAGAAGCCGCATTGttggaggggcaggagggctcAGACGCcctcaggaggagctgtggaggCTCTGGAGAAGCGGCACGTCCGTGCTCGCCGGGTGTCCCCGACAGCCAGAGTTCCTCCCATTGCCCAGCCTGGCATTGCCAGTGTGAGAGATAAGGGGCCATTGAGGTGCAGATTGTTGAGAGATGAGCCTACGAAGTCACTGCAGGTACAGGTAGTTCAAagagtgttttatttcttaaatgctTCAACCACTTCATTATGAGGAAACGCAGAACCTGCAAACTCCCGCCCAAAAGTCACGGGCTGTGgtttcattttgccttttctaatttttttaatgaaaagagaGTGGGGTGTTTGGATAGTTTGTTTTCTCCCACTTGCTACTCATGCGGTTAACATTTAATAGTATAtataacaggggaaaaaataatacaggCACTTGACAATAGATAATTACGCCTCTTCAGTAATATCTCTGAGTAATTGTGTGTCATCATGAGCTGTTTTGtgttagtaaaaaaaaaaaaggaaaatgtggtaTCAACAGTGTTACTCCAATTAAATTAGGAAGGAATCaccctgtgagggtggggaggcctggcacaggttgcccagaggagctgtggctgccccatccctggaagtgtccaaggccaggttggagcaacctgggatagtggaagaggttccttcccctggcagggggtggaaggggatgagctttaaggtcccttccagcccaaaccattctgtgattctgtgaaatcaattttcattactttcttCTAAATTAAATGTCCCGCCTTGtagaaatacatgtattttataaCTCTGATTTAGGATATTCCGGAGGTGTTTGCAACCACCATCTGAGTTTTCATCTTCAGTTCCTTACAACCTTTCCCACCAAGTTTCTTCTCTCATTCTGTTTGCAGCCCCACTTGACTttggctttcattttaaagccttATTAATCATGAAAATaacataaagcaaaatatttatttgggattttttttatcgTCTGTATAGTTctcctttctgtcttttgcCTGATCTATATATAAGGTTTTTGAAGTGCTTCCTGTTGTTTATGCAGGAGTCTGGCACTGTGAGGCGTTACCTTAATTGGTTTTTAGATGCTGTCATGAATAACTCAGATAAATAATACAAGTGAGGGTTGGAGTTGTCATTTCTTGTGTATGGATACGATTCCTTTTCTTTACTCTTCAGCTTTGAGCTTTTCACGGTGCTCTCTTGCCGTGCCTGAAACAAATTTAGTCCTTGTCTgatgttttctccctctttgaAGTAAATTTCCTCAAAATAAGCCccctcatttttcatttccttttgtgacTTACACTTGTGAGCTGTTGTCATGTGTGAGTGAGTGAGACATATCTTAGAGATGTTTTTATAAAGTAATTAATGGTAGAACATAAATGTGTTATGGTAGGATCAGGAAATCACAGTCATTATCATGTGAAGGAAAATGTCCTAGAAAAGGTGTGAATCTCTGCTGCTTTAACCACCTGGCTGGATTGTGTGAATTTGTGCAGGAGATCTGTCCATTTACCACACAGGGTGATAATTCAAGTTGATCTTGAACACAGAAGTAAATGTGTTgagataatttcattttattaggTATTAATTTAGGACGAAATAAAACTCAAATATAGGAACAACAGCCatataaaatattcacagaGTGATTGCTGCAGAAATTTTATGAGGTTTCAAGTCATAAATTTCCACCTCAAGTAGAATTCCAAAGAGATTCTGCAAACGAAGGAGGAATTTAGTGCCTGAAGTATCAGATTTATTCTTAACATCTAAAATGTGGAATATGGGAAGGAATGGGGGAAGGATTCCTGGTCCTATTAGGTGAGGAACATGCTGGAACATTTTGGATTTTTCAGCTCAGCCATTGCTGGATGTGCCTTTAAAAATACCACACCTGAGTGAATCATAGGTCACTCCTGCAGGCAACTTCATGCTCTCAAATTTTAGATTCTCTTCTGAAGGAAATGCTTCTGGATGGTGGAAGAAATGAGGAGTCTGAGTAGCATATCTTGGTCTAACTCTAATCCTTTGGGAAGCTATTTTGTCAGTGTGTGCTTCAGTTGCACTTAAAAAATCAGGTGGTAAAAATGCAGGTGTAATTCTCAGTGTTTGATGTTCTTTTAAGAACTTGTGAAGATTataaactaaaccaaaaatgCCTCACACACTGACTTTGcagtttcattcttttcttaTATTCTGCTAAGAagaaatagtaatttaaaatatttgatctGATGATAAATAACCTTTAGAATTTCTTACAGGTTGGAAGAATGAGCTGTTTTGTTCCTTTggtaaaaaaggagaaatgctacatttaaataaaagccACATACAGATGGATGGCTGCAGGAGCCTGCCTGGAAGTCTCCCTGGTTGATTATGCCAGACTAGAGATGGCAATCCAAAAATCATGCAAAAAGAGAATTCCTATAAGCAGCTGAAGTCCCACTCCCAACTTCTCCACAGATGAAGGTAACgagtttgtttgttgtttttaattaaaagagtTCTTGTTAGAGAACATGTTAAAACTGCCCTAAAAAGATAAATACTACAGATGAGCATTGCTCTTAATATAGGTGAAAAAGAAACTCTGATGTTCTTAAGCATATTTGTTTTCTGGGCAGATGGGGTATCTGTCTGGCCCTTTACATTTGTGGGTGCTCACACTTCAAGGAGAGATTTGAATTCTTAATTGCTCTTCTTTCTAAACTCTAATGAATGTTCCAGTGCTGGGATTGAAAGATATGTTCCACTGACATGAGgataaagacttttttttttataccttttctGAATATGGTTAAGTATTTTTATTGGCACTTAGTAAGTTTTACACTTTgatttgaaagtattttataaTTTGCAGCTTCACAGTCACTGGGCCCTTAAGATCAGCCCATCTTGAGCCTGAGTGCAGGGAAAATCAAGACTTGTCTTTGGTTTTCGTTTGTTTGAGAGATGTTGCCATCTCCAGCCTTAATGGGGCACTGAACATTTGCAGTTTAAATTTTATGCCTGTTTTTGGAGGCACAAAAGAATTTAGGTCTTAGTAGTTTTAGCAGTGTAGAGAAAGGATTTGATCCAAGTTCTCGTATCTTTAGCAGTAGTCCCCAGTAATAGTAacctttggttttatttccagcaAAGTCATTTTAGTGTCATTAATATAATATTGGAACTGTAAACTTCTTCCCAGCATGgtaattcttcattttaatatcTCACTGGGACAGTTTTGTGCAGctgaatttgcattttccaAGTAAGTTTAATAATGGTAATATTAACTCTAAAAATGTGTGTTGTGCTTCTGTTATTTTCTAGTTGCTTGTTAAGTTCAgtaacagcaaaatattttatttctaggtAACTTCAAACAGAAATGCCCAGTGGTGCTTCAGTTTTTATTGCTATGAGTGGTGACACAGAGCATTTTCTGGAACATTGCATGCCCTCATGATGAAgatctccctcctgcagcagatgTACCAGGATGTCCTGGCAGGAATTCCCTTAGCCAAGGAAAGCCATCATTATTCCTCTTTGCTTACTCTGAGTGTTGAGCAGCCAGCAGGAGGAGATGAATCCTGTCACCAGAGGCATCTCCCACCTCCTGCTGGTTGTGCTGGGAGCCATCAGGACACTGCTATGGTTGTCCCTGCAGCAGGTGATTTATCAGCCACCTTTGCCAACATGAGCTCCTCGTTCTGTCCCCGAGAAGTGATGCTGCTGCAGTTAACCCTGATCAAGATGATGGTGGCTAAAGCAGAGTCCCAGCAAATCGAATCCAGCACGAGACTGAAGTACTGTGAGATCTTTGTCCTCCTTCTGAAGGAGgcaaaaactgactcaaaacTGGTAAGCTTTGTAAACTTGTGAAAGACTTctgtgagagaaggaaaactaaaaaGGAACGTGCCTTAGATGCTTTTCCTCTCCACGTGTCCCCAGGTTTCTCTGCTCGGTCCCCGCGATCGGCTCTTATCCCACATGGCTTCCCAAAGTTTGGCAGCCCTggtgtttttccagctgaaggaaGAGGTGAGTGTGGCACAGCTTCATAACTGAAAAAATGACTGAGCCTGCAGGTTTCTCCATTTGACACTACAGCAAGTTTTTATAGTGTTTGTATTTTCCAAGAAGCTTAAGCTGTATTAGGAGGAGCCTGGAATATGGAAAGCAAGGAGATCAGATGCGTAGCAGAAGTGTGGAATGtcttatatataaaaatctgaGATTTCATGAAACTCTTTTAGGGTAAAATGTGTGTAGATGACAAGAAATACTCTCTTTAAGGTTGCAATACAGGTATTTCATATCAATATTTTTACAGTTCCTTGATATTTGTTAGGTGATGCAGTAGATAACAAGTGACAACCTCTTGGAAGTTaatcaaatgtttttctgtattttcttgtttgaatATTCCAAgttcttgaggtttttttgatgTATATTTAGTGAATATATATTGCAGCTTCCACAGTAGCATCTCTGAACATAGATTTATCTCAGAACTATGTTTGTAATATTTCTTGCCAAGTTGTCTGGGTCTGGGAGTTATGAATTCAGATATGATCTGTTTACAGCATTATCTGATTTTGGGTGGGTCACATGGCATGGGGAGTTTTGGTTTTCCCCTTCTGGAACATCCAGATAATTTCTATTGCATTGCTTGTGTGACTTCATGTTTGTAACCAGAGGCCTAAGTATTTTAAAGGCATTGGACAGAGAGattgtttctgcctgtgtttTGTCTGTGCCTACATTTGAATCTTTTTACTGTACAATTTAAAATCATTGGTGttatgatttaatttaatttgcacAGCAATTGGAAACAtatgtgatttgttttttgaaTCATTTTTCTTAGAATGCATTAAATGTCACCTGGCTCAGCTTCACTCTGAACACTCTCCTGGGATTTCCCGGGAATACCCCCGTTGCAGATTGCCTGTGGACTCTGACAGCGATTATCAAGGAGACCCTGAGAGACGCGGTTTTACCCAAAGCAGGTACCGGGGCGATTTTGTGACGGTACCGCCAGGGGGAGCGATATCACCTGGAATTCATCGGGAGCGTGGGCTCTGGAACACCCATTCCCTTCCTTTGAAAGGGGGGTATAAAGTGCTATTAAGATGTACTGGTTTAAACATACTTAAAATCTGAAAGTAGTCCCAACACTTACTTTTACTCCTTATCCACTGATTTATCTGATCGTGTTACACATCAGCTCAATAATGTGTTTTTTGTTGCCACAGGGGTTTTGAAGAAGTTGTTGACTCCTCTTGATGCTGTGCTTGAAGGATTTTATAATGCCATCCTGTTCCATCATTTTGACAGTCACCACTATACTTCAGCTTATTCTGAAGCTACAACCAACCTGATCAGTTTTATAGATCTGCTGGAAGCACTTTTGGCCTCCAGAACTGAACTGGAATTACCACTGAGGTGCCAGAGAGTGTTGTTTTTGAAAGTTTCTTATATCCTGAACCTCATTAGCTCGTCAATTCCCTATGTAATCAAGAAGAAATTCATTTTGCTCCTTAAAAAATGTGTCCTTCACAAGTCTAGAGAAGATGCTAGAAGTGGATCAGTGTCCTTACAAGCCCTGCCTTTGTGTGAGGATGTGCTTGCACTGAGCAATGCTGTTCTGCAGGTTGTGAGTTTAACTTGGCTTAATCAGGTCCCACTCGATGAAAAGTCCAGCTACTTTGGAAGCAGTGAACCTGCTCCTGGAGATGATCCTCGAGGTGGTTCTGACCAAACTGTTCTCAGAGCCTTAAGTCTGGTTGTGCTTAAAGCACTGGAATTCAAGATTCACAAcgcagcagcagaagcagaaatcaAAGGTAACAGtccttttttagttttgttcGTTAAGCAGAAAGTCTTAAAGCTTTCAGATTTTGTAATCGGAGCTCATTAAGGCTGTAAATGATTTCAGCTGAATTAGTGGTgatgggagggaggaaggaaagagaagaccCACCCAAGGAACCTGCTGGTGCTGTGTCCTGCCTGACTGGTTGTCTCCTTGCATTTTATCCAGTCCCTGCAATTTAGGGGGGCTGGAAACAGCTGCATTTGGGATTGAAAACTTTTCCTGTTTAGAACATGTGTTAATACTTGAAATAGCTGAGCCAGATTGGGAACACCAGGCTcttctccagctggaaaagaagTGAGTCCATAGCACAGGCATCTGTTCAGGGTGGGGAACTGAAAGGAACTGCAGGTAACACTCTTCCCTCTCTAACATGGAGGTAgaactttattttattgtatttattgtatatatgtatttattttattggaaGTACAAGGCATTACTGTCAGACAAGTAATTTAATGAGGCAAAACCAACAGTGTGAtagaaaggtaaataaaaataatgaagctcCAAAATAAGGCACAGGGAAATTCTGGGACTTATCATGTAATCATagaggggaccttaaagatcagccagttccaagccccctgccatgggcagggacaccttccaccagaccaggttgctccaagccctgttcagcctggccttggagagactcccagggatggggcagccacagcttctctgggcaacctgtgccagggcctcaccaccctcaaagggaagaattccttcccaatatcccatctaaccctgccctctggcagtgggaagccattcccccttgtcctgtccctctaggcccttgtccaaagtccctctccagtgctcttggagcccctttaggcactggaaagggctttgaggtctccctggagccttcttttctctaggtgaacactcccagctctcccagc is a genomic window of Chiroxiphia lanceolata isolate bChiLan1 chromosome 12, bChiLan1.pri, whole genome shotgun sequence containing:
- the LINS1 gene encoding protein Lines homolog 1 isoform X2; this encodes MMKISLLQQMYQDVLAGIPLAKESHHYSSLLTLSVEQPAGGDESCHQRHLPPPAGCAGSHQDTAMVVPAAGDLSATFANMSSSFCPREVMLLQLTLIKMMVAKAESQQIESSTRLKYCEIFVLLLKEAKTDSKLVSLLGPRDRLLSHMASQSLAALVFFQLKEENALNVTWLSFTLNTLLGFPGNTPVADCLWTLTAIIKETLRDAVLPKAGVLKKLLTPLDAVLEGFYNAILFHHFDSHHYTSAYSEATTNLISFIDLLEALLASRTELELPLRCQRVLFLKVSYILNLISSSIPYVIKKKFILLLKKCVLHKSREDARSGSVSLQALPLCEDVLALSNAVLQVVSLTWLNQVPLDEKSSYFGSSEPAPGDDPRGGSDQTVLRALSLVVLKALEFKIHNAAAEAEIKGGLETAAFGIENFSCLEHVLILEIAEPDWEHQALLQLEKKRL
- the LINS1 gene encoding protein Lines homolog 1 isoform X1; translation: MMKISLLQQMYQDVLAGIPLAKESHHYSSLLTLSVEQPAGGDESCHQRHLPPPAGCAGSHQDTAMVVPAAGDLSATFANMSSSFCPREVMLLQLTLIKMMVAKAESQQIESSTRLKYCEIFVLLLKEAKTDSKLVSLLGPRDRLLSHMASQSLAALVFFQLKEENALNVTWLSFTLNTLLGFPGNTPVADCLWTLTAIIKETLRDAVLPKAGVLKKLLTPLDAVLEGFYNAILFHHFDSHHYTSAYSEATTNLISFIDLLEALLASRTELELPLRCQRVLFLKVSYILNLISSSIPYVIKKKFILLLKKCVLHKSREDARSGSVSLQALPLCEDVLALSNAVLQVVSLTWLNQVPLDEKSSYFGSSEPAPGDDPRGGSDQTVLRALSLVVLKALEFKIHNAAAEAEIKGDFESSMSQLLIFWRSHLKPFPQSHPIVHHCEWLSLIFIEQDDDMWEAAKALLLIYLKLDRLRHDAADNLSQEEEDSWNIHTHAGGYNPHCIFLFFLEKIAFDSSVLLDFLISSETCFLEYLVRYLKLLRREWQQFVAVCNHFDTKHGALQSLSPAKPPHPEEQSCVSDEEQSCVSDESLQNAGCEPAPPTPLSLSSSPDCCVFTAERGANEAGADSLISADSAALPGSLQSLVNYDSSEGSELESDGKECLVNTKQVPANNEGEKRRRGTGCSYTADNWKICTTEVLPLKQEGSHPSSCWTRMTSLDNIIPLRIMLYKSTKCLEELQQAISRLQRRNLFPYNPTALLKLLSHIEKMRKNMNPQ